TGATGATCTCGGCTTTGCGTGTGTTATCAGCTTTTTGCATTGTGGCGATCCACGCGTTTGCAGCAGCCGGCGCCAGGTACGGCGCCGCAAATTTCAGCGCGGCTTTACGAAATTGTTCGTTGTTATCCTGCATCGCCCGTATCAGCAAAGACGTACTCGCCGCGCCCTGCATATCCGCCTGCAATTTTAAGGCTGCAGTTTCTGTTTGCACCTGTCCGGCAAGGCTGGCTTTCGTCTGCAATGTTTTCGCCAAACGTATTGCGGTTGCTTTCTGGCCATGCTTGCCTAAATTTTCGATATAAAGCAGGTAGGACGATGTAGCATTGGTTTCATCATAGGTCAGCCCAACATTTTGTGCTGCATTGGCCATCAGGTTAATGGAAACAGGGCTGGCAATGTTAGCAAGTGCATATAAGGCAACCTTAGTCAGCTTTTTATCCCTGCCAATAACCGCATTGATACTTTTTACAGCCAGGGTATTCTTAATATCGCCCAATGCCTCCACCAGCGAAATTTTGCAGTCGCCCTGCGCGGTTTTAAGCGCCGATAACAAAGCCGCTTTGGCCGATACGGAATTCACCTTCACCAATGCCCGTGCGGCCGGGTCGCACAGATGGTCGTCGTTCAGGTATTTTTTTAAGGTGGCTACGGCATCATCTTTTCCTACAATTTGCAGCTGGCTGATTATAAACGCCCGGTTGTAGTCGTCACTTTGATGAGGCAAAGCCTTGCTGTAAGCTTTAACGGCCAACGCCCGCCAGGCTTCTTTTCCGTTTTGGGTAACGTAGTATGAAAACCCGCTGATGGCATCATAAATATGCGTGTTATCAGCGGTCCCGTTAGGTTGCAGCATGTTCAGCATGGCAGTTATACCGCTTTCGCCGAGCGCTGCGGTAGCCACGGCATTAGCATTTAGTTCAGTCGCTTTATTCGCCGGTTCCTTATCTAATATTGCCGTAATCCGGCTGTCCGACTGGGCCCAAACCTGGCTGCCCAATGCGGATAAGATGACGATGGTATAAAATATCTTTCTCATGAGGGTCGGGTTAAATGGTCCACGGACCGCGCATTGGCGGCATTATCAGTTTATTAGCGCCTTCATCGCCGATGAATTCCTGTTTCACCGGGTCGAACTTCAAATTGCGCCCCAATTTCAGGGCGATCAATCCCATATTGACGATGGTGCAGGAGCGGTAGCCGTTCTGCTCGTTCAGCGCGAATTTCTTGCGAGTCTTTACTGCCTCGATAAAGTCGGTCACCTGCGGTTCCGGGTCGGGGAACTCAGCCAGTTTCCTTTCCAGGTCGGGTATGTCTGATTTGAAACCCGGGAACAGCTTGCCTTTCGGCCCTTCAATGTAAGGCACACCCTCAACCGAGCCTTCCCCATCGAGGATGATCTTACAGCCGTCGGCATAGGTATAGGTGATCTTGCGCCAGGTGCCCACAGCGTCGAAGTTTTGCTGCGGCGCGTCAATTTCCACCGAAACCGGGCTGGTATCGTCCTTGCCCAAAAAGTATTGTATCGGGTCGATGTAATGCTGCCCCATATCGCTCAAACCGCCACCATCGTAGTCCCAGTAGCCCCTGAAGGTTTGATGAACCCGGTGAGGATTATAAGGTTTGAAAGGAGCGGGCCCCAGCCAGAATTCATAGTCAAGCTCAGCCGGAACAGGCATTACCGGCAGATTAGTCTTGCCCACCCAGTAAAATTTCCAGTCGAACCCGGTATGGCGGCCAACGGTTACGGTCAGTGGCCAGCCAAGCATGCCGCTTTCCACCAGTTTTTTTATTGGTTTTACCGTCGTTCCCATCCCATAAAAATTATCGCTAAAGCGGAACCAGGTGTTCAGCCTGAAGATACGCCCATGCTGCTGCACAGCTTCCATAAGGCGCTTACCTTCGCCCATTGTATGGGTCATGGGCTTCTCGCACCAAATATCTTTGCCCTGCCTTGCAGCATCGGCGGCTATGATGGCGTGCCAATGCGGAGGGGTGGCCACATGTACGATATCCACCTCTGGCAGCGTGATCAGTTCGCGGTAGTCGCTAAAGGTTTTTGCGCCGTTATTCAGCATTTTTGCTGTTTCGTCCAGGTGGCCCTTATCTACATCGCAAATGGCGACAACGCGGGTATTGCCATATGGGATATGGTTTTTACCCATACCGCCAACACCTACAATGCCCTTTGTTAGCTGATCGCTTGGCGCTATGTAGCCCTTGCCTAATACAAAGCGGGGTACTATCGTGAATGACGCAGCCGCAATAGCCGATTTTTTGAGGAACTCGCGCCGGGTGTTTAGTTTTTTTTCTTCTTCCATTATAGTTCAGTTAGGTGGTTGATTGAGTTGGATTAAGTTGATTAAGTTCAAATCTTCCCAACTAAATCAACCACTCACTCAATCAACTTAATAAACTCCTGTTGTTACAATTCCTTTATCATAATATGCCTATAAAAAGCCTTATCGCCATGGTCCTGCAATGCGATCTCACCTGTTTTGGCCTTGCCATAATCCGGGTAATCTTTCCATTTGCCTTCGGCTCGTTTTTTGTTCCAATCGGCATCCCAGGCGGTAAACTCAACGATCTTTTTGCCATTCAGCCAATGCTCCACGTGGCCGTGATTAAAGACGATCCTGCTCGTGTTCCATTCACCAACAGGTTTCAGGGTCTTTTGATCATTGGCGGTATGCATGGCATAATCGGCACCGGCTTTCTGCCAGTCTTCCAGTTTCTCAGGGAAGTTGACATCGTCAATGATCTGGTACTCCGGGCCTGTTTCATAAGGCGCGTGCCATTTAGGGCCTTCCTGCACGTGATACATCACACCGCTGTTACTGCCTTTGTTCACTTTCCATTCCCACTTCAATTCAAAATTGGCAAACTTCTTATCCGTCACAATATCGCCTCCCGAGGCATCTTTCGCGGCACCCAGGCAAACCAGCGCGCCGTCCTCGATATCCCAATTTTTTACGATTCCGGTTTTGTTATAACCGTGCCAGCCTTTCAGCGTTTTGCCGTCGAACAAACTGACCCATTGGCCTTTTTGCGGAGCACGCTTTACCGCCTGTATGGTAAAAGCCATGGTGGCAATTACCAGTACCGATATTGCTGAGAATTTAATTAGATTTTTCATCTCTGTTTTATTAGGTTAGTAAATGGTTGGGTTGATAGCAGCACTATCAGTGGTAAATTTATAATAATTACCGAAAAGTGTGCGCGTGCACGATAAATTTATCAGTATTTGATTTTGGCTAAAACCCGATCAATTAAATATTCCACCAATAGGTCCACTTGATCACCAATTGCCTTGTCTTTGGAGTATAAGGCGATGGCATCGAATTCTCGCTATATACAATAAATATATCCGAGGCCGGTGCATAACGCCATTGGAAACGGGTATTAACGTTCAGGTTCTTCTGCTGATCGTTATACTGAACATAGGTAGTGAAATACAAATTATTAGTAAACGTCACATCCACTTTGGGCCCAACGAGTGTGAACCTGGTATCGCCATAGGGCTGCGGCAGGCGCAGATCGGTATAGTTGCCATTCAAAGCGATATTGACATAAGGCTGTATGCGGTAGCCAATGGTGCCGCTTAACGTTAGCCGGTGCCCGTTATCATAATAGCCCCCGGTTAACGCCTCTACCTGGTAGGTAAATACGCTTTGCGGTTTCGACACCAGTAAAATATCCAATGAGTTATAGCGGTGCTGGCTGCCAATTGCAAGGCTATCCCTGTGTGTATTGGTAGGGTCGAACTTCTGCTGAAGTGCTACATAATCATTAATGCCCGACACGGTCAATGTACTTCTGTTGCGAAGTGTGATGATGTAGGAGAGGGCGCTCTCATTATCCGTCCGTTTGAAATTTTCGTTAAAAAAGTAATTGGAGGTAAACTGGATACCATGACTAAGTATAGGGCCTTTTTTAGGAAAGAAATTTCGCAATAACAGCGGACTGATCTTTACGTAACCCACCCGGGGTACGTAACCAACGGCTGCTGTATAATTCTTCCCTACATACTCTTCCTGCAAATACAACTGCCAGTGCCTGCTAAAATATTGGATATGATCAGCCAGAACCCAGTCGTGTCCATTTTTATCCGCGGTAAATGATTTCAAGGCCATAGCTTTGCCCGTCCACACATTGTTGCGCGATGCCAGGTTAAACTCGGCGCCTATGGTGCTGTTATTAGCGGCGTTAACACCGGGCAGCGACCCGGTTATGTCTTTATTGATGAACATTAAACCAATATTCGATCGGTCGAGCACACGCCGTTGCAGGGTGATCACGCCATAGTTCGCAGCTTCAATATTGTTATCGGTCGAGTTACCAGTCTGGATATCCATAGCGCCGATGCGCCAATTCTTGTTTAATTGGCCCGTCAGTCTTGCACCAAAATCGATAGGCTGGTTAAGCCCGATACGCCTTGAAAAGAACGGGCGGATATCTGAATAACCAAAGTTGTAAAAAAGGTCGCCGCTCTCCAGGAAGAATTGCCTTTTTTCGGGGAAGAACAATTCGTACCGGTCCAGGTTCACTACCTGCTGGTCAACATCCACCTGCGAGAAATCGGGGTGCACCGTCAGGTCGAGGTTGAGTGATGGTGTCAGCGAAATTTTCGCATCACCCCCAAATTCTCTTTTGAAAGATGCTGAGTTTCCCGTCTGGTAGTCTTTTGAAACACCCGCAAGGGCATAGGGGATAATGGATATGTTACTGCTCGATGTCGGTGGGTCCTCGTCCCAAACCAATGTTCCGGTAAAGGCCAAGGCTGCTGTCGGAAATTGCCTCGGCACAGGCGCCCATGACGATTTTTCGGTGGTCTTCAGGTCATTCCGGCTAAAGTTGATGCCCCATTCTTTGATGCCCTTTTTATACCGGATGCTTTTGAACGGGATCGAAGCTTCGAAAACCCATTTGTCCGGGTAATTCTTTACCGCCGAATACCACTTTTGATCCCAGTTAAGATCGGCGCTGCCGCCTGCGTACAAGGTGCCATCCCATTGCCCGCCTGCTGCGTTGGCGCCGAAAGTAAAGCCATCGGTTCGCGCGTCGAAGGGGTCGATAAAGAAGATAAAATTATCATTTTTCTGAAAGGCCCAATCGCGCTTCATCGATTCCACCATATATGGCCCGCGCAGCAGTTTGTAATTGATGACGATGATGTACAGGTTATTTTGGTCGTAGGTCATACGCACCACCGTTTTTACTTTGGCCATGCTGGTATCCATAGGCAGCACCATGTGAAAGTTAGCTGCCGAGTCGGCGTTCTGCCACGCCGGCTCATCCATCACACCGTCGATAGTTATGGGCGAGCCTGCCCTCTTGATGTGGTAGCGGTAATTAGCGTTGGCTTTTTGAGCGAACGCCCGGTCGCCTGCGATGCAGCAAAAAATAATCAGGATCAGTTTTATGGCCTGCGCCGGGTAATATTGTTTCAATATGCTACGTTCTATTGTGTCGGATTGACGCCGTAATATAGCCTCAAAATGTCGTTTTTAAAACAAAACTGTTAACGCAACGAGTTATTTACAATTGCACGGAAGGCGACCGGCGTGTTAGGAACAACTAAATTGAATTCTTACGCTCATCTGCAATTCTTAATAATCCGAAGCATCAGTCATGCAATTTTTTTGCGATACACAAAAAATGTACAACCCGGCACTGGCGATGTGTTCCGTAACAATCCCGCGCAAAATCCCTATTTTTCAAAACATTTTCCATTACCACTGTTATAAGGTGAGGCTTTGTTTATGAGGAAATATCTACTGCTGCTTTTTACCTGTATTTGTTCGCTTTCTGTTTCGGCACAAAAGGCATTTATGCTTACCGGCAGAATAACCGGCGTTAATGGCAAGCCTTTAAGCTTCGCCGCTGTCTATATAAAAAATTCCACTTACGGTACCAATGCCAACGAGCAGGGTAGTTATGAATTAAAATTGACCACGGGTGAATATGATGTAGTATACCGGTTTGTAGGCTACAAGGAATTGACGGAGCATATTACTATTGCCGATGCCAATGCGCAGCATGATGTGCAGATGACGGACGAGCAATACGCTATGCGGCGGTTCGGTCGTATCAAAGGGCAGCCGGTCGATTCGGCGGTGGGTATCATCAGGCAGGTAATAGCAAGGCGCCAGTATTTTATAAACCAGGTCAACTCCTACTCCTGTGCGGCTTATGTAAAGGGTGTACAGAAACTGATCAGCGCCCCGAAAATGCTGATGAGTCCCAACGTAAGTAACGCCCTGAGTGTCGACAGTACAGGCAAAGGCATACTTTATCAAACAGAATCCATTTCCAATTTTGCCTTCAAGCAACCTGATAATTTTAAAGAGGTGATGATATCCTCTATCTCTGCCGGCCAGAATGCTGCCTTCAGTTTCGACAAGGCTTCTGATCTTTCGGCCAATTTTTACAAGGATATTTTCACGATACGCGGCCTTAGCAGCCGGGGTTTTATTTCGCCCTTTGCCGGGGATGCACCCGAATATTACAATTACAATCTTGTAGGCTCCAAAGTGGAGAATGGTCTTATAGTACATAAGATACAGGTTTCGCCAAAACACAAATACAGCCGGGTATTTACCGGCTATGTTTATGTGGTTGACGGCGACTGGCGCATTTACAGCGTCGACCTGATGCTGACCGGCAGCAAGAACGCATTAAACCTGGTGGATACCTTGCAGATAAGCCAGGAATACGTACCGATACGCGACAGTGTATGGGAGCCGTTGTCCGTTCAGTACAACTTTAACGGGAATGTACTGGGCTTTAAATTCGAGGGGTATTACCTGGGCATCTATAACAACTACAAACTAAACCCTGGGTTCGCTGATAATTACTTTAACGGCGAACGGATGCGCGTTGATAGTTCGGCAGATAATCATAATCTTGCTGCCTGGCAAGAGCTGCGACCGGTGCCATTGACGGCGCAGGAAAATAAGGACTATGCTAATAAAGCCGAAATAGCTGCCATGAACCAGGCGCTTGAGCAGGCGGGAGTGATCGAGAAATCGGGAAATCACTTCAATGTTTTACCCTACATTCCTTTTGGCTACAAGTTGTCATTCAAACATCACCGCGATTCGATCTATGTCGATCCTTTCCTGCAAACCGTATTTTATAATACTGTCGAGGGCGGCGGCATCAATCTGCAGGGCACCTTTGTGCACCATATTGATACGTTGCGCACCTACAGCATAACGCCTAACCTGCGGTATGGCTTTACAGACAAAACGCTTTATGCCAATATCCGCGGCGAGTATAATTACGATCCGTTACACAGGGGCAAGTTTTTTGCGGGTTTTGGCAAAAACATACTCGATCTGAACAATGTCGGCACACGTTCGGTGTATTTCAATACCCTGAGTACCCTGCTCAGCGCGCGTAACTATGTGAAATATTATAGTTCGGAGTATCTTAATTTTGGATTCCAGCGCAACCTGAACGATAACTTGCTGTTAAAAGCAGACCTGTCCTTTGCCAACCGCACGCAGTTATATAACAATACGCTTTACACCTTCAAGCACACTGTGGACAGCCACCTTACATCCAACAACCCGCTGATGGCAGAGGCGCCGGCTTATGAACGGTCGGAATTATTCCCGCAAAACCAGGCGTTAACGCTTACTTCGTCACTTACTTACACCTTCGATCAGCAATATATTACCCGCCCAACCGGCAGGGAGTTTTTGCCATCCAAATATCCGCAGATAACGCTTACCTACCGGCAGGGTATAAAGGGGTTGTTTGGTTCTGATGTCAACTATAATTTCGCCTCGCTATCTGTTTATCATGAACACCTGGACAATGGATTATGGGGTTTTTCGGCGTTCAAGATCGAGGCCGGCGATTTCTTTAAACACAGTTCCGTATACTTCATGGACTACAATCATTTTAAAGGTAACCAGGGTACTACTATCGACCCAACACCAGGCAGCTACCACTTCCTGCCTTTCTATACCTATAGTACTGATGGCCCGTATTTTGAAGGGCACTTCGAGCATAATTTTGCCGGTCACTTTTTTAGCCGGGTACCTTTGCTAAGACAACTGAAGCTGGATGAGATAGCGGGCGTAAACTTTTTAACCACCAACGATAACCGCAATTACACCGAGTTTTATGTAGGTATCCAGCGTTTTATATTCCGCCTGGATTATGGCGTGTCATTCGAGGGCAGCCATAAGTTTTTACAGGGATTCAGGATATTCTATGGAATTAAGTAGGAGCAGAAAGGTTAAAGGCGAAAGAATAAATGTTTGTATTCTTGCCTTATTTAATGTTTGCTGAGCATCCCAGGAACCTTTCACCTTTAGGCTTTTACCTTTCACCTCAAAATCGTAGATTTGCCCCATCATTAAACGCTGTTTGCAACAGTATCAATGTTTTATGGCAAAGTACAACACACTACTCTATTATTGCTATTCGGCAATAGCGGATGCGGAGCAATTTGCTGCCGATCATCTGAAATTTTGTAAATCTTTAGGATTGGTCGGGCGTATTATCGTGGCCGACGAAGGCTTGAACGGCACGGTTTCAGGTAATTCAGAATCCTGCAAAACATACATGGACACCCTGCACGCCGACGAGCGTTTCGCGGCTATTGACTTTAAAGTTGACGAAGTAGACGGACCATCGTTCATCAAAATGCATGTGAGGTATAAGTCGGAGATCGTCCATTCCGGCCTGCGCGACCCGAAGATCATCAACCCGCAGGAAAAAACAGGCAAGCACCTTGAGCCAAAGGATTTTTTGGCGATGAAGGACCGCGACGACGTGGTGGTATTGGATGTGCGCTCGAACTACGAGCATTCGCTCGGCAAATTCAAAAACGCCATTACGCTGGATATCGAGAATTTTCGCGACTTCCCTGCTAAAATAAATGAGCTGGCTCAATACAAGGACAAAAAGATATTAACCTATTGCACCGGCGGCATCAAGTGCGAAAAAGCCTCGGCGCTGTTGCTGCACGAAGGATTTACCGACGTCTATCAATTGCATGGCGGCATCATCAAATACGGCAAGGAAGCAGGCGGGCAGGATTTTGAGGGTAAGTGTTACGTATTCGATAATCGCCTTTCGGTTGATGTGAACAGCGTGAACCCGGTTGTTATTTCAACCTGTTTCAACTGCGGCAAACATACCGATAAGATGATCAATTGTGCCAATCCTGAATGCAACGAGCACTTTACGCAATGCGAAGAGTGCGGCTGGCAAATGGACGGCTGCTGCAGCGACGCCTGCAAACAACATCCCCGCAAACGCGAATATGACGGCACGGGATATTATGTGAAGGTGCCGCAACCGGTGAATACAGCTAAGAAAGCTAAGATAAAGCTGGCTGAATAATCCGCTTTGTAAAAAATCACTTCCAAAACGTATTTTCGTAGAGACGCAATACACAGCGTTTCTACCATATTATAGCCAATGCGTAAAGCAGCACTTTTCATCTTCCCGGTCTTTTTGCTTTTTGCGGGCAACCTCAAAGCTGCGGATATAAAAAGCATCGGCGTACCTTATGTGCAAAATTACACCAAGGCCATTTACCAGTCGGGCAACCAAAACTGGTCGGTAACGCGCGACGAGCATGGTATTATGTACTTCGGCAACTCGGAGGGCCTGCTCACCTTTGATGGCCGCTACTGGCAATCCTATTCACTGCCAAACGGGTTGATCGTACGTTCTGTAGCTGCAGATGGTAAAGGTAAAGTGTATTCGGGTGGTTTCGGCGAGTTTGGTTACTGGGAAAACAATAACATGGGCAGGTTGCAATACCATTCGCTCATCAGCCTTATCCCAAAAGATAACCGTCCCCTTAATGAGGAAATATGGAAGATATACATCGACGATAAGCAGATCATCTTTCAATCCTTTGGCACCATTTTCATTTATGCCGGTGGGAAGATCAGTATTGTGAAAGCGCCAAACCCTTACTTATTCCTGTTTAAAGTAGGCAAACGGTATTTCGTAGAACAAGTAAATACGGGGCTGTTCGAACTGAAAGGGAATAAGCTTGAAGCCATTGCTGGCAGCAATTTGATGGGCAACAGCGGCATTTTGTCGATACTGCCTTTCCCGCATAATAGGTACCTGATAGGCACGGCTCATAATGGTCTTTTCATCTACGACGGTAAGCAGATACAGCCATGGAACAACCAGGCCAGCGATTTTTTGAAAACATACCAGCTGAACAACGGGGCAGTTATCCCGGGCAAGTACTTTGCTTACGGCACTATCCTGAACGGTGTTATTGTTATCGACACCGCTGGCAATGTTATTCAGCAGATCAATAAATCAAGCGGGTTGCAGAATAATACCGTGCTGAGCCTTTATACCGATAATGAACAAAACCTTTGGTGCGGTTTGGATAATGGCATCGACCGTATTGAATTTAATTCGCCGCTTTATTTTTATTTTGACAAGACGGGCCGCTTCGGTACGGTATATTCCAGTATTATTTTCAACAATAAGATTTACCTGGGCACCAACCAGGGACTTTTTTACAGCGACTGGACGGGTAACGGCAGTAAACAATCGTTCGACTTCAAACTAATACCCGGTTCGCAGGGACAGGTATGGGAACTGATATTGCAGGATGGCAGACTGCTTTGCGGCCACAATACCGGCACCTACCAGGTAAACGGTGCAACCTTAACCAAAATAACGACTATAAGCGGAGGGTGGACCATCAAAAAATTGAATGCCGGTCACCTGATACAGGGAACCTATACAGGGCTGGTTGTATACAGCAAGGATAATAAGGGCAACTGGATATTCGATGACAGGGTTGATGGCTTCGGCGAGCCTTCGCGCTATGTGGAACAGGATAACCGCGGGCAGATATGGGTTAGCCATGCTTATAAAGGCATATACAAGGTAACGCTCAGCAGCGATCTTAAAAAAGCGACCTCGGTAAAATACTACGATAACCGGTACGGCCTGCCGGGCAGCTACAATATCAATGTATTTAACCTGGATAATAAGATCGTATTTGCGTCGGATTCGGGCTTTTATATTTACGATGACATTAGCGACCGCTTTTTTAAATACGCACAGCTAAACCGCAAACTTGGCTCTTTTGCCAGTTCTAATAAGATCATACCGGCATTTGGCAAGAAATATTGGTTCATAAATCACGGCAGAGTGGCGCTTGCCGACCTGTCAGCACCCGGGAAACTCAGCATCGACTCAAACAGGTTTACTATATTGGATGGCCGGATGCTGCACAATTACGAGAGCATCAGCCGCATCAACAGCTCTATTTACCTGATCAGCGTCGACGACGGTTTTGCCATATTGAATGATGAGGATGCCCTGCAGCGCAGTGATATTAAGCTGCCAAACGTATTGATACGGCGTGTGGAAGATATTACCGACCGCATAACCCTGATGGCCGATAATGACCGCGACGGCGAGATAGAAATCCCGTATTCCCAAAATAATATCCGCATATCGTATGCGCTGCCTTTTTACCGCCAGGAAAAGGTAAGGTTCCAGTATTATTTGGATGGCTACTCGAGGCAATGGTCGGACTGGAGCACCCAAACCCAAAAGGACTTCACCAACCTGGATAGGGGCACCTACCATTTTAGGGTACGGGCAAGCATCAACGAGTTAAGTATCTCGCCAGAAACGGTTTTCAGCTTCACAATACTGCCGCCCTGGTACGCCGGTAATGTTGCCATAGCTTGTTACCTGCTGCTACTGGTATTAGCCTATTACGTTATACGTTATTTTTACCGCCAGAAACTGAAACGTCATCAGCACCATATTCATGAAAAACTGAGATCAGAACATGAAGAATTCCTGAAACAGGAAGCCTTGGCGAACGAACAACGCATCGTCAAAATA
Above is a window of Mucilaginibacter ginsenosidivorans DNA encoding:
- the trhO gene encoding oxygen-dependent tRNA uridine(34) hydroxylase TrhO, whose translation is MAKYNTLLYYCYSAIADAEQFAADHLKFCKSLGLVGRIIVADEGLNGTVSGNSESCKTYMDTLHADERFAAIDFKVDEVDGPSFIKMHVRYKSEIVHSGLRDPKIINPQEKTGKHLEPKDFLAMKDRDDVVVLDVRSNYEHSLGKFKNAITLDIENFRDFPAKINELAQYKDKKILTYCTGGIKCEKASALLLHEGFTDVYQLHGGIIKYGKEAGGQDFEGKCYVFDNRLSVDVNSVNPVVISTCFNCGKHTDKMINCANPECNEHFTQCEECGWQMDGCCSDACKQHPRKREYDGTGYYVKVPQPVNTAKKAKIKLAE
- a CDS encoding 3-keto-disaccharide hydrolase, which encodes MKNLIKFSAISVLVIATMAFTIQAVKRAPQKGQWVSLFDGKTLKGWHGYNKTGIVKNWDIEDGALVCLGAAKDASGGDIVTDKKFANFELKWEWKVNKGSNSGVMYHVQEGPKWHAPYETGPEYQIIDDVNFPEKLEDWQKAGADYAMHTANDQKTLKPVGEWNTSRIVFNHGHVEHWLNGKKIVEFTAWDADWNKKRAEGKWKDYPDYGKAKTGEIALQDHGDKAFYRHIMIKEL
- a CDS encoding triple tyrosine motif-containing protein, which produces MRKAALFIFPVFLLFAGNLKAADIKSIGVPYVQNYTKAIYQSGNQNWSVTRDEHGIMYFGNSEGLLTFDGRYWQSYSLPNGLIVRSVAADGKGKVYSGGFGEFGYWENNNMGRLQYHSLISLIPKDNRPLNEEIWKIYIDDKQIIFQSFGTIFIYAGGKISIVKAPNPYLFLFKVGKRYFVEQVNTGLFELKGNKLEAIAGSNLMGNSGILSILPFPHNRYLIGTAHNGLFIYDGKQIQPWNNQASDFLKTYQLNNGAVIPGKYFAYGTILNGVIVIDTAGNVIQQINKSSGLQNNTVLSLYTDNEQNLWCGLDNGIDRIEFNSPLYFYFDKTGRFGTVYSSIIFNNKIYLGTNQGLFYSDWTGNGSKQSFDFKLIPGSQGQVWELILQDGRLLCGHNTGTYQVNGATLTKITTISGGWTIKKLNAGHLIQGTYTGLVVYSKDNKGNWIFDDRVDGFGEPSRYVEQDNRGQIWVSHAYKGIYKVTLSSDLKKATSVKYYDNRYGLPGSYNINVFNLDNKIVFASDSGFYIYDDISDRFFKYAQLNRKLGSFASSNKIIPAFGKKYWFINHGRVALADLSAPGKLSIDSNRFTILDGRMLHNYESISRINSSIYLISVDDGFAILNDEDALQRSDIKLPNVLIRRVEDITDRITLMADNDRDGEIEIPYSQNNIRISYALPFYRQEKVRFQYYLDGYSRQWSDWSTQTQKDFTNLDRGTYHFRVRASINELSISPETVFSFTILPPWYAGNVAIACYLLLLVLAYYVIRYFYRQKLKRHQHHIHEKLRSEHEEFLKQEALANEQRIVKIKNEQLQADLASKSRELANSAMNIVYKNELLQKISDEITHLKDSSGKKLSDEQLRRIQKVINDGMSDERDWNLFESSFNEAHESFFKKLKAQHPDLVPNDLKLCAYLRMNMSSKEMASLLNISLRGVEIRRYRLRKKLNLEHDKNLVEFLMEL
- a CDS encoding DUF5686 family protein, which codes for MRKYLLLLFTCICSLSVSAQKAFMLTGRITGVNGKPLSFAAVYIKNSTYGTNANEQGSYELKLTTGEYDVVYRFVGYKELTEHITIADANAQHDVQMTDEQYAMRRFGRIKGQPVDSAVGIIRQVIARRQYFINQVNSYSCAAYVKGVQKLISAPKMLMSPNVSNALSVDSTGKGILYQTESISNFAFKQPDNFKEVMISSISAGQNAAFSFDKASDLSANFYKDIFTIRGLSSRGFISPFAGDAPEYYNYNLVGSKVENGLIVHKIQVSPKHKYSRVFTGYVYVVDGDWRIYSVDLMLTGSKNALNLVDTLQISQEYVPIRDSVWEPLSVQYNFNGNVLGFKFEGYYLGIYNNYKLNPGFADNYFNGERMRVDSSADNHNLAAWQELRPVPLTAQENKDYANKAEIAAMNQALEQAGVIEKSGNHFNVLPYIPFGYKLSFKHHRDSIYVDPFLQTVFYNTVEGGGINLQGTFVHHIDTLRTYSITPNLRYGFTDKTLYANIRGEYNYDPLHRGKFFAGFGKNILDLNNVGTRSVYFNTLSTLLSARNYVKYYSSEYLNFGFQRNLNDNLLLKADLSFANRTQLYNNTLYTFKHTVDSHLTSNNPLMAEAPAYERSELFPQNQALTLTSSLTYTFDQQYITRPTGREFLPSKYPQITLTYRQGIKGLFGSDVNYNFASLSVYHEHLDNGLWGFSAFKIEAGDFFKHSSVYFMDYNHFKGNQGTTIDPTPGSYHFLPFYTYSTDGPYFEGHFEHNFAGHFFSRVPLLRQLKLDEIAGVNFLTTNDNRNYTEFYVGIQRFIFRLDYGVSFEGSHKFLQGFRIFYGIK
- a CDS encoding Gfo/Idh/MocA family oxidoreductase; this encodes MEEEKKLNTRREFLKKSAIAAASFTIVPRFVLGKGYIAPSDQLTKGIVGVGGMGKNHIPYGNTRVVAICDVDKGHLDETAKMLNNGAKTFSDYRELITLPEVDIVHVATPPHWHAIIAADAARQGKDIWCEKPMTHTMGEGKRLMEAVQQHGRIFRLNTWFRFSDNFYGMGTTVKPIKKLVESGMLGWPLTVTVGRHTGFDWKFYWVGKTNLPVMPVPAELDYEFWLGPAPFKPYNPHRVHQTFRGYWDYDGGGLSDMGQHYIDPIQYFLGKDDTSPVSVEIDAPQQNFDAVGTWRKITYTYADGCKIILDGEGSVEGVPYIEGPKGKLFPGFKSDIPDLERKLAEFPDPEPQVTDFIEAVKTRKKFALNEQNGYRSCTIVNMGLIALKLGRNLKFDPVKQEFIGDEGANKLIMPPMRGPWTI
- a CDS encoding DUF5916 domain-containing protein is translated as MKQYYPAQAIKLILIIFCCIAGDRAFAQKANANYRYHIKRAGSPITIDGVMDEPAWQNADSAANFHMVLPMDTSMAKVKTVVRMTYDQNNLYIIVINYKLLRGPYMVESMKRDWAFQKNDNFIFFIDPFDARTDGFTFGANAAGGQWDGTLYAGGSADLNWDQKWYSAVKNYPDKWVFEASIPFKSIRYKKGIKEWGINFSRNDLKTTEKSSWAPVPRQFPTAALAFTGTLVWDEDPPTSSSNISIIPYALAGVSKDYQTGNSASFKREFGGDAKISLTPSLNLDLTVHPDFSQVDVDQQVVNLDRYELFFPEKRQFFLESGDLFYNFGYSDIRPFFSRRIGLNQPIDFGARLTGQLNKNWRIGAMDIQTGNSTDNNIEAANYGVITLQRRVLDRSNIGLMFINKDITGSLPGVNAANNSTIGAEFNLASRNNVWTGKAMALKSFTADKNGHDWVLADHIQYFSRHWQLYLQEEYVGKNYTAAVGYVPRVGYVKISPLLLRNFFPKKGPILSHGIQFTSNYFFNENFKRTDNESALSYIITLRNRSTLTVSGINDYVALQQKFDPTNTHRDSLAIGSQHRYNSLDILLVSKPQSVFTYQVEALTGGYYDNGHRLTLSGTIGYRIQPYVNIALNGNYTDLRLPQPYGDTRFTLVGPKVDVTFTNNLYFTTYVQYNDQQKNLNVNTRFQWRYAPASDIFIVYSENSMPSPYTPKTRQLVIKWTYWWNI